The following coding sequences lie in one Pseudomonadota bacterium genomic window:
- a CDS encoding PqqD family protein: MEELAVEELAVEERPVGLSESAVFTRIDEASGVVLELGRKRYYLLNETATALVELLERASAPLRPSQLVAELLAAFEVDEGILRTDVEACLRDLQARRLLATDAPAVPTS; encoded by the coding sequence GTGGAAGAGCTTGCAGTGGAAGAGCTTGCAGTGGAAGAGCGACCGGTGGGCCTGAGCGAGAGCGCCGTCTTCACCCGCATCGACGAGGCCTCTGGCGTCGTGCTCGAGCTCGGCCGCAAGCGCTACTACCTGCTCAATGAGACAGCGACCGCGCTGGTGGAGCTGCTCGAGCGCGCGAGCGCGCCCCTGCGCCCCTCGCAGCTCGTGGCGGAGCTGCTCGCCGCCTTCGAGGTCGACGAGGGGATCCTTCGCACCGACGTCGAGGCTTGCCTGCGCGACCTGCAGGCGCGCCGCCTGCTGGCGACTGACGCGCCCGCCGTCCCGACCAGCTAG
- a CDS encoding lasso peptide biosynthesis protein, whose protein sequence is MALLTAVQGPGCQRIVGRLRRVAGLSRATLRCVCHPRLAWAVMTLRLTLPRALEREPLDQLAERLRRPGTAPPWGEALIGEVTDLLLRPPSPLRTTCLFRALVRYALLAPHDPRLRLFVGLRPAPAGGGHAWLAREGQPILSDSPEGCVPTFVHPH, encoded by the coding sequence ATGGCGTTGCTCACCGCCGTGCAGGGGCCCGGCTGCCAGAGGATCGTAGGCCGTTTGCGGCGCGTTGCCGGCCTCAGCCGCGCGACCCTGCGCTGCGTCTGCCATCCCCGGCTGGCCTGGGCCGTGATGACGCTGCGCCTGACGCTACCAAGGGCGCTCGAGCGCGAGCCGCTCGACCAGCTCGCGGAGCGCCTACGGCGCCCCGGCACCGCGCCGCCCTGGGGCGAGGCCTTGATCGGGGAGGTCACCGACCTCCTGTTGCGGCCCCCCTCGCCGCTGCGCACCACCTGCCTCTTTCGCGCGCTGGTGCGCTACGCGCTGCTTGCGCCGCACGACCCGCGTCTCCGCCTCTTCGTCGGCCTCCGCCCGGCCCCCGCCGGCGGTGGCCACGCCTGGCTCGCCCGCGAGGGCCAGCCCATCCTCAGCGACTCCCCCGAGGGCTGCGTCCCGACCTTCGTGCATCCCCACTGA
- a CDS encoding DUF4215 domain-containing protein: MNVPHAALEHGHGLAFNRGAAGRQSPARPQGAVDQHSAACHGNWIHIFDEARMRSRCRGGALGWVWAALAGAALAACGEQPVHRELADGRPSDARDLGGSFQRDGGLQPPADGRAFLTDSTIGRPCTDGAICNDAGIIIAEPSCGDGRLNQQQEACDDGNTLPGDGCSGVCALEPNALCPTPGQPCQSAIVCGDGLRAGAEVCDDSNAAGGDGCAADCAAIEPGWACPAEAGACTPLVLCGDRRINGSELCDDGNLVGGDGCAGDCLSVEPDFACPNPGQACLRIAVCGDGRRSAGEACDDGNARAGDGCTADCRAVEADFVCSTPGQACVSTIVCGDGRVSGSETCDDRNTGAGDGCSATCHVEGGWRCTVVGAPCEAAACGDGLLRGAEECEDGGQPPVSGDGCSALCRLEPGFVCASAGQPCRATVCGDGIAEGSEGCDDGNHNLGDGCTPRCQREPNCSAGACVSACGDGLRLPGDAEACDDGNTRSGDGCSATCQLEPGFRCTDAADGDGSQLVLPIVIRDFKAKGSSGGHQDFENDAYVNLLDFGIVRDQLDAVARKPVYAHGANSPRTNESTTNQTLFDQWYRDVAGVNQTEVQNLTLTRQANGSYVFHDATFFPIDGRLFGNQGRSHNFHFTSEVRYWFEYKGNEVLEFIGDDDVWVFVKGQLAVDLGGVHGQDWGEVTLDAAAATRFGLQVGKVYEIAIFQAERHTTQSNYKLTLGNFTRVRTQCTAVCGDGIVTRLEACDDGKNDGSYGSCLPGCVGRAPYCGDGLLQAAAGEQCDDGVNTSTYGACAPGCKLAARCGDGAVAAAFGEQCDDGSNDGGYGQCAAGCLLGTRCGDGIPQPADGEQCDDGLNDGGYAQCAPGCVLGARCGDGLVQTASGEQCDDGSNDGGYGQCAAGCRLGARCGDGLVQTASGEQCDDGSNDGGYGQCAAGCRVGARCGDGQVQAASGEQCDDGSNDGGYGQCFAGCRLGLRCGDGLIQSADGEQCDDGNARGGDGCSATCRQEIIIY, encoded by the coding sequence ATGAATGTGCCGCACGCGGCTCTTGAACATGGTCATGGGCTGGCCTTTAACAGAGGAGCGGCGGGCAGGCAAAGCCCCGCGCGCCCTCAGGGGGCCGTTGACCAGCATAGCGCAGCATGCCATGGTAATTGGATTCACATATTCGATGAGGCTCGCATGCGCAGTCGGTGCCGTGGTGGAGCGTTGGGTTGGGTATGGGCGGCCCTCGCGGGCGCGGCGCTCGCCGCTTGCGGTGAGCAACCCGTGCATCGCGAGCTGGCCGACGGCCGCCCCAGCGATGCGCGCGATCTCGGCGGCTCGTTTCAGCGCGATGGCGGGTTGCAGCCTCCGGCGGATGGCCGCGCCTTTCTGACGGACTCGACGATCGGCCGGCCCTGCACCGACGGGGCGATCTGCAACGACGCCGGCATCATCATCGCCGAGCCCTCTTGCGGTGACGGTCGGCTCAACCAGCAGCAGGAGGCCTGCGACGACGGCAACACCCTCCCCGGCGACGGCTGCTCGGGCGTCTGCGCGCTCGAGCCCAACGCGCTCTGCCCGACCCCGGGCCAGCCCTGTCAGAGCGCGATCGTCTGCGGAGACGGCCTACGTGCCGGCGCCGAGGTCTGCGACGACAGCAACGCGGCTGGCGGCGACGGCTGCGCGGCCGACTGCGCGGCGATCGAGCCGGGCTGGGCCTGTCCCGCCGAGGCCGGCGCCTGCACGCCGCTGGTGCTCTGCGGCGATCGCCGCATCAACGGCAGCGAGCTCTGCGACGACGGCAACCTCGTCGGCGGCGACGGCTGCGCCGGCGACTGCCTCAGCGTGGAGCCCGACTTCGCCTGCCCCAACCCCGGCCAGGCCTGCCTCCGCATCGCCGTCTGTGGCGACGGCCGGCGCTCGGCGGGCGAGGCCTGCGATGACGGCAACGCGCGCGCGGGCGACGGCTGCACGGCGGACTGCCGCGCGGTCGAGGCGGACTTCGTCTGCTCGACGCCGGGCCAGGCCTGCGTCTCGACGATCGTCTGCGGCGACGGTCGCGTCAGCGGCAGCGAGACCTGCGACGACCGCAACACTGGCGCGGGCGACGGCTGCTCCGCCACCTGCCACGTGGAAGGCGGCTGGCGCTGCACGGTCGTCGGCGCCCCCTGCGAGGCGGCGGCCTGCGGCGACGGGCTGCTCCGCGGCGCGGAGGAATGCGAGGACGGCGGCCAGCCGCCCGTGAGCGGTGACGGCTGCAGCGCGCTCTGCCGGCTCGAGCCGGGCTTTGTCTGCGCGAGCGCGGGTCAGCCCTGCAGGGCTACTGTTTGCGGCGACGGCATCGCCGAGGGCAGCGAGGGCTGCGACGACGGCAACCACAACCTCGGCGACGGCTGCACCCCCCGTTGCCAGCGCGAGCCCAACTGCAGCGCCGGGGCCTGCGTCTCGGCCTGCGGCGACGGCCTTCGCCTGCCGGGCGACGCCGAGGCCTGCGACGACGGCAACACGCGCTCGGGCGACGGCTGCTCGGCAACCTGCCAGCTCGAGCCGGGCTTCCGCTGCACGGACGCCGCCGACGGCGACGGTAGCCAGCTCGTGCTGCCGATCGTGATCCGCGACTTCAAGGCCAAGGGCAGCAGCGGCGGGCATCAGGACTTCGAGAACGACGCCTACGTCAACCTGCTGGATTTCGGCATCGTGCGCGACCAGCTCGACGCGGTCGCGCGCAAGCCCGTCTACGCCCACGGCGCCAATAGCCCGCGCACAAATGAAAGCACCACCAACCAGACGCTCTTCGACCAATGGTATCGCGACGTCGCGGGCGTCAATCAGACCGAGGTGCAGAACCTGACGCTGACGCGGCAAGCGAACGGCTCCTACGTCTTTCACGACGCGACCTTCTTCCCGATCGACGGCCGGCTCTTCGGCAACCAGGGGCGCTCGCATAACTTCCACTTCACGAGCGAGGTGCGCTACTGGTTCGAGTACAAGGGCAACGAGGTGCTCGAGTTCATCGGGGACGACGACGTCTGGGTCTTCGTCAAGGGCCAGCTCGCGGTCGACCTCGGCGGCGTCCACGGCCAAGACTGGGGCGAGGTTACGCTCGACGCGGCGGCCGCCACGCGCTTCGGCCTCCAGGTGGGCAAGGTCTACGAGATCGCGATCTTTCAGGCCGAGCGCCACACCACGCAATCGAACTACAAGCTGACGCTCGGCAACTTCACGCGCGTGCGGACGCAATGCACGGCCGTCTGCGGCGACGGCATCGTCACGCGGCTCGAGGCCTGCGATGACGGCAAGAACGACGGCAGCTACGGCTCCTGCCTGCCCGGCTGCGTCGGCCGCGCGCCCTACTGTGGCGACGGCCTGCTCCAGGCGGCCGCCGGTGAGCAATGCGACGACGGGGTCAACACCAGCACCTACGGCGCCTGCGCGCCCGGCTGCAAGCTGGCGGCGCGCTGCGGCGACGGGGCGGTGGCGGCGGCCTTTGGCGAGCAATGCGATGACGGCAGCAACGACGGCGGCTACGGCCAGTGCGCCGCCGGCTGCCTGCTGGGTACGCGCTGCGGCGACGGCATCCCGCAGCCCGCCGACGGGGAGCAGTGCGACGACGGGCTCAACGATGGCGGCTACGCGCAATGCGCCCCAGGCTGCGTGCTCGGCGCGCGTTGCGGCGATGGCCTGGTGCAGACCGCCAGCGGTGAGCAATGCGACGACGGCAGCAACGACGGCGGCTACGGCCAGTGCGCCGCCGGCTGCCGGCTCGGCGCGCGCTGCGGCGATGGGCTGGTGCAGACCGCCAGCGGTGAGCAATGCGACGACGGCAGCAACGACGGCGGCTACGGCCAGTGCGCCGCCGGCTGCCGGGTCGGCGCGCGCTGCGGCGACGGCCAGGTGCAGGCGGCCAGCGGTGAGCAATGCGACGACGGCAGCAACGACGGCGGCTACGGCCAGTGCTTTGCCGGCTGCCGCCTCGGCCTACGCTGCGGTGACGGCCTGATCCAGAGCGCCGATGGCGAGCAATGCGACGACGGCAACGCCAGGGGCGGCGACGGCTGTAGCGCCACCTGTCGTCAGGAAATCATCATCTACTGA
- a CDS encoding UDP-N-acetylmuramate--L-alanine ligase has protein sequence MTMFKSRVRHIHFVGIGGIGMSGIAEVLLNLGYQVSGSDLRASETTQRLTQLGGRVLLGHEAGHVEQADVVVVSSAVQRDNPEVQAALRLAIPVIPRAEMLAELMRLKLGLAVAGSHGKTTTTSMVAAVLDEAGLDPTVVIGGKVNSLGSNARLGKGDYLVAEADESDGSFLKLAPTLAVVTNIDPEHMDHYGTIERLEETFLAFVNKVPFYGLAVLCLECERLQSLLPRVEKRHVTYGFRSQADYSARDLVAEGLTMRFTPVRRGLPAAPITLQMVGRHNVLNALAVLAIADELEVPYEVTRRALDGFGGVQRRFTVRGEVDGITVVDDYGHHPTEIRATLAGARAGFQRRIVAVFQPHRYSRVRDQWEGFATAFYDADRVLVTPIYAAGEAPQPGLDAEALSEAMRTHGHRDVRACASLDEAHEALAQTVAPGDLVITLGAGDVWKVGQRLLDERPAAVAPGPPQPPAPR, from the coding sequence ATGACCATGTTCAAGAGCCGCGTGCGGCACATTCATTTCGTGGGGATTGGCGGCATCGGCATGAGCGGTATCGCCGAGGTGCTGCTCAACCTCGGCTACCAGGTCAGCGGCTCGGATCTCCGCGCCAGCGAGACCACGCAGCGCCTGACGCAGCTCGGCGGTCGGGTGCTGCTGGGCCATGAGGCGGGCCACGTCGAGCAGGCCGATGTCGTCGTCGTCTCCAGCGCGGTCCAGCGCGACAACCCCGAGGTTCAGGCGGCCCTGCGGCTGGCGATCCCGGTTATTCCGCGCGCCGAGATGTTGGCCGAGCTGATGCGGCTGAAGCTCGGCTTGGCGGTGGCCGGCAGTCACGGCAAGACGACGACGACCTCGATGGTCGCTGCCGTGCTCGACGAGGCGGGGCTCGATCCGACCGTGGTGATCGGCGGCAAGGTCAACAGCCTGGGCAGCAACGCGCGGCTGGGCAAGGGCGACTACCTCGTCGCCGAGGCCGACGAGAGCGACGGCTCGTTTCTAAAGCTGGCGCCGACCCTCGCGGTGGTGACCAACATCGATCCCGAGCATATGGATCACTACGGTACGATCGAGCGGCTGGAGGAGACCTTCCTCGCCTTCGTCAACAAGGTGCCCTTCTATGGGCTGGCGGTGCTTTGTCTCGAGTGTGAGCGGCTGCAGAGCCTGCTGCCGCGGGTCGAGAAGCGGCACGTCACCTATGGCTTTCGTTCGCAGGCGGACTACAGCGCGCGCGATCTCGTCGCCGAGGGGCTGACGATGCGCTTCACGCCCGTGCGGCGCGGCCTGCCCGCGGCGCCGATCACCCTGCAGATGGTCGGGCGCCACAATGTGCTCAACGCGCTCGCGGTGCTGGCGATCGCCGACGAGCTCGAGGTGCCCTACGAGGTCACCAGGCGGGCGCTGGATGGCTTCGGCGGCGTCCAGCGCCGCTTCACGGTTCGCGGTGAGGTCGACGGGATTACCGTCGTCGACGACTACGGTCACCACCCGACGGAGATTCGCGCCACGCTCGCTGGCGCCCGCGCTGGCTTCCAGCGCCGCATCGTCGCGGTCTTCCAGCCGCACCGCTACTCGCGCGTGCGCGACCAGTGGGAGGGCTTCGCCACGGCCTTCTACGACGCCGACCGTGTGCTGGTCACGCCGATCTACGCCGCCGGTGAGGCGCCGCAGCCAGGCCTCGACGCCGAGGCGCTGAGCGAGGCGATGCGCACCCATGGGCATCGTGACGTGAGGGCCTGCGCCTCGCTCGACGAGGCCCACGAGGCGCTGGCCCAGACCGTCGCGCCGGGTGATCTCGTGATCACGCTCGGAGCGGGCGACGTCTGGAAGGTGGGCCAGCGCCTGCTCGACGAGCGCCCTGCCGCCGTCGCGCCGGGCCCGCCTCAGCCGCCGGCGCCGCGGTGA